A section of the Streptomyces sp. V3I8 genome encodes:
- a CDS encoding copper resistance CopC/CopD family protein — protein sequence MSQTTAPRVRTLLLLLLAVVGALLAGAAPVSAHAALTGSDPQQGAVVAEAPAQVSLTFSEQVAMSDGSVRVLDPKGKRVDTGRTSGQGGNTYAVKLHSGLPDGTFTVTYQVVSADSHPVSGAFTFSIGAPSKTTVAVSDQEAGGGIVGGLYGFARYVSYTGFILLVGGSAFVLACWQGGSGVRAVQRLVVSGWLALTGATLAMLLLRGSYTGSGKVGDIFDLNLLSQVLQTKTGAALVSRLLLLAAAALFIAVLFGAYEKREDDEEKNDLTFGLAIGGSVVAAGLAATWAMAEHASTGLQAGIAMPADVLHLLAVAVWLGGLSTLLVVLYRTPSSIEASAVRRFSRVAFGSVAVLVVTGVYQSWRQVGTWSALTGTGYGQLLMIKVALVVVLVGIAWFSRRWTGLLAQAPVKEPAKVPVGASASKKSNGSKGPKGPKGPKGPKGSTGSKESGESKGSGGPQRSDGSGSSRGSGSSDGSTGRPDKKAAVSDGGDGKRAAQLARQRAAVATTREKRLRDADPLRSGLRRSVLGEAGVAIVLLAVTTVLTSTEPGRTEEEAKATAAASEQTGGALSLDIPFDTGGQDGKGIARVELDPARVGGNDMHVYVERANGKAFDVPEVKIAFTLKAKDIGPLPVVPDRIATGHWTASGVQIPMAGSWQIAVTVRTSDIDQVTVDKNAQIG from the coding sequence TTGAGCCAGACCACCGCTCCCCGCGTGCGGACGCTGCTGTTGCTGCTGCTCGCCGTCGTCGGCGCGCTTCTCGCCGGGGCCGCGCCCGTCTCCGCGCACGCCGCACTGACCGGGAGCGACCCCCAGCAGGGAGCGGTGGTCGCCGAGGCGCCCGCCCAGGTGTCGCTCACCTTCTCCGAGCAGGTCGCGATGTCCGACGGCTCGGTGCGCGTGCTCGATCCCAAGGGCAAGCGCGTCGACACCGGCAGGACGTCCGGGCAGGGCGGCAACACCTACGCGGTGAAGCTGCACTCCGGCCTGCCCGACGGCACGTTCACCGTCACCTACCAGGTGGTGTCGGCGGACAGCCACCCCGTCTCCGGCGCCTTCACCTTCTCCATCGGGGCGCCCTCGAAGACCACCGTCGCCGTGTCCGACCAGGAGGCCGGCGGCGGGATCGTGGGCGGCCTCTACGGCTTCGCCCGCTATGTGTCGTACACCGGTTTCATCCTCCTCGTCGGCGGCTCGGCCTTCGTGCTGGCCTGCTGGCAGGGGGGCTCCGGCGTACGGGCGGTGCAGCGGCTCGTGGTCTCGGGGTGGCTCGCCCTGACCGGGGCCACGCTCGCCATGCTGCTGCTGCGCGGCTCGTACACCGGTTCGGGGAAGGTCGGGGACATCTTCGACCTGAACCTCCTCAGCCAGGTGCTGCAGACCAAGACGGGCGCCGCCCTGGTGTCGCGGCTGCTGCTGCTCGCGGCGGCCGCGCTGTTCATCGCCGTGCTCTTCGGGGCGTACGAGAAGCGCGAGGACGACGAGGAGAAGAACGACCTGACCTTCGGGCTCGCCATCGGCGGGTCCGTCGTGGCGGCCGGTCTCGCCGCCACGTGGGCGATGGCCGAGCACGCCTCGACCGGTCTGCAGGCGGGCATCGCGATGCCCGCCGACGTACTGCACCTGCTGGCCGTCGCGGTCTGGCTCGGGGGGCTGTCGACACTGCTCGTGGTGCTCTACCGCACCCCGTCGTCGATCGAGGCGTCCGCCGTACGCCGCTTCTCCCGCGTCGCGTTCGGCAGCGTGGCCGTACTGGTCGTCACCGGCGTCTATCAGTCGTGGCGGCAGGTCGGTACGTGGTCCGCGCTCACGGGGACGGGGTACGGACAGCTGCTGATGATCAAGGTCGCCCTGGTGGTCGTCCTCGTCGGCATCGCGTGGTTCTCACGGCGCTGGACCGGTCTGCTGGCGCAGGCACCCGTCAAGGAGCCAGCGAAGGTCCCGGTCGGTGCCTCGGCCTCGAAGAAGTCGAACGGCTCGAAGGGACCGAAAGGGCCGAAGGGTCCGAAGGGTCCGAAGGGATCCACCGGATCGAAAGAGTCCGGCGAGTCGAAGGGGTCCGGCGGGCCGCAGCGATCCGACGGCTCCGGGAGCTCCAGGGGCTCCGGGAGCTCCGACGGCTCCACGGGGCGTCCGGACAAGAAGGCAGCGGTCTCCGACGGTGGGGACGGCAAGCGGGCCGCCCAGCTGGCGCGGCAGCGGGCCGCGGTGGCCACCACGCGGGAGAAGCGCCTGCGGGACGCCGACCCGCTCCGCTCGGGTCTGCGCCGCTCGGTACTCGGCGAGGCGGGTGTCGCGATCGTCCTGCTGGCCGTCACCACGGTGCTGACCTCCACCGAGCCCGGGCGTACGGAGGAGGAGGCCAAGGCCACCGCCGCCGCCTCGGAACAGACCGGCGGGGCGCTGTCGCTGGACATCCCGTTCGACACGGGCGGCCAGGACGGCAAGGGCATAGCCCGCGTCGAACTGGACCCGGCCCGCGTCGGCGGCAACGACATGCACGTCTACGTGGAGCGGGCCAACGGCAAAGCCTTCGACGTCCCCGAGGTCAAGATCGCCTTCACACTGAAGGCGAAGGACATCGGGCCGCTGCCCGTGGTCCCCGACCGCATCGCCACCGGACACTGGACGGCGAGCGGGGTGCAGATCCCGATGGCGGGCAGCTGGCAGATCGCGGTGACCGTGCGCACCTCCGACATCGACCAGGTGACCGTGGACAAGAACGCGCAGATCGGCTGA
- a CDS encoding SCO family protein yields MRKKTHVVAALLAAAALTLSACGSGDSDSGNSVAEVSEEAGSDKAATVLDKPFEKPDLVLTDTQGEKYDLREATQGKPTLVYFGYTNCPDVCPLTMNNIAVAKKQLAQDKQLSQKEKDSLRVVFVTTDPERDTSAALGKWLKGIDPDVVGLTGSFDTIQAGARTLGISIEAPTKDKDGKVTSMHGTQVIAFSPKTDAGYVLYGEDATVDDYTKDFPALIRGEKP; encoded by the coding sequence ATGCGCAAGAAGACCCATGTCGTGGCGGCTCTGCTCGCCGCGGCCGCTCTGACTCTTTCCGCCTGCGGCAGCGGTGACAGCGACAGCGGCAACAGCGTCGCCGAGGTGTCCGAGGAGGCCGGCTCCGACAAGGCCGCCACCGTCCTCGACAAGCCGTTCGAAAAGCCCGACCTCGTCCTCACCGACACCCAGGGCGAGAAGTACGACCTCCGCGAGGCGACCCAGGGCAAGCCGACACTCGTCTACTTCGGCTACACCAACTGCCCCGACGTCTGCCCGCTGACGATGAACAACATCGCCGTCGCCAAGAAGCAACTGGCCCAGGACAAGCAGCTGTCCCAGAAGGAGAAGGACTCGCTCCGCGTCGTGTTCGTCACGACCGACCCGGAACGCGACACCTCCGCCGCGCTCGGCAAGTGGCTCAAGGGCATCGATCCCGACGTCGTCGGCCTGACCGGTTCGTTCGACACGATCCAGGCGGGTGCCCGCACGCTCGGCATCTCCATCGAGGCGCCGACGAAGGACAAGGACGGCAAGGTCACGTCGATGCACGGCACGCAGGTCATCGCCTTCTCGCCGAAGACCGACGCCGGGTACGTGCTGTACGGCGAGGACGCCACCGTCGACGACTACACCAAGGATTTCCCCGCGCTGATCAGGGGCGAGAAGCCGTGA
- a CDS encoding YcnI family protein: MKVSRIAATGAVAASAVLVLSGPAFAHVSVQPEGTAAKGGYATVNFKVPNERDNASTTKLEINFPADHPLASVMPQPVDGWDVKVTESKLDKPLELHGEKINKAVTKVTWTADGKGIEPGYFQKFPLSIGALPEDTDELVFKAIQTYSNKEVVRWIETQEDGEEEPETPAPVLALSAATDDHHGAAASDDDADADADAEKSDDTKAAADTTEAADTDSSDTTARVLGVVGIVVGVAGVAFGVLAGRRRTNA, encoded by the coding sequence ATGAAGGTTTCCCGTATCGCCGCGACCGGTGCCGTCGCCGCCTCCGCCGTTCTCGTCCTGTCCGGACCCGCGTTCGCGCACGTCAGCGTGCAGCCCGAGGGCACGGCCGCCAAGGGCGGCTACGCGACGGTCAACTTCAAGGTGCCGAACGAGCGCGACAACGCCTCGACCACCAAGCTGGAGATCAATTTCCCGGCCGACCACCCGCTCGCCTCGGTCATGCCGCAGCCCGTCGACGGCTGGGACGTCAAGGTCACCGAGTCCAAGCTCGACAAGCCGCTCGAACTGCACGGCGAGAAGATCAACAAGGCCGTCACCAAGGTCACCTGGACCGCGGACGGCAAGGGCATCGAGCCCGGCTACTTCCAGAAGTTCCCGCTCTCCATCGGCGCGCTGCCCGAGGACACCGACGAACTGGTGTTCAAGGCGATCCAGACGTACTCCAACAAGGAGGTCGTGCGCTGGATCGAGACCCAGGAGGACGGCGAGGAGGAGCCCGAGACGCCGGCTCCGGTGCTCGCGCTGTCCGCGGCCACCGACGACCACCACGGGGCCGCCGCCTCCGACGACGACGCCGATGCCGACGCCGACGCCGAGAAGAGCGACGACACGAAGGCCGCCGCCGACACCACCGAGGCCGCCGACACCGACAGCAGCGACACCACGGCCCGCGTGCTGGGCGTCGTGGGCATCGTCGTCGGCGTGGCGGGCGTGGCGTTCGGTGTTCTCGCCGGCCGTCGGCGTACCAACGCCTAA
- the efeB gene encoding iron uptake transporter deferrochelatase/peroxidase subunit: MAEQAEQPTPEPSSKSVVSRRRLLGTAGATGLALGAAGGAAGYAAAPAVPAADRTALLSSVGADEVMFHGKHQPGITTALQARGHLVAFDLRAGAGRREAAALLRRWSTTARRLMAGEASASGDTGVARDAGPSSLTVTFGFGHSFFARTGLEKRRPVALDPLPDFSSDHLDKARSNGDLWVQIGANDSLVAFHALRAIQQDAGDAARVRWQMNGFNRSPGATTRPMTTRNLMGQIDGTRNPKPSEPDFDRRIFVPDAGDPSWMAGGSYAVVRRIRMLLDDWEKLSVKDQEDVIGRRKSDGAALSGGTEATAMDLEKTGGDGRLVVPVNAHARITRPDENGGAAMLRRPFSFHDGIDADGVPDAGLLFVCWQADPLRGFVPVQRKLDRGDALSAFIRHESSGLFAVPGGATEGEYVGQELLEG, translated from the coding sequence ATGGCTGAACAGGCTGAACAACCCACTCCCGAGCCCTCCTCCAAGAGCGTCGTCTCGCGGCGGCGCCTGCTCGGCACCGCTGGCGCGACAGGCCTCGCGCTGGGCGCCGCGGGGGGCGCCGCCGGGTACGCCGCCGCACCCGCCGTGCCCGCCGCCGACCGGACCGCGCTCCTCAGTTCGGTGGGCGCGGACGAGGTGATGTTTCACGGGAAACATCAGCCGGGCATCACGACCGCCCTCCAGGCCCGCGGCCACCTCGTCGCCTTCGACCTGCGCGCGGGCGCCGGCCGCAGGGAGGCGGCGGCCCTGCTGCGGCGCTGGTCCACGACGGCGCGGCGGCTGATGGCGGGCGAGGCGTCCGCGAGCGGGGACACCGGCGTGGCGCGTGACGCCGGGCCGTCGTCCCTCACGGTCACCTTCGGCTTCGGCCACAGCTTCTTCGCCCGTACGGGGCTGGAGAAGCGGCGCCCGGTCGCGCTCGACCCGCTGCCCGACTTCTCCTCGGACCACCTCGACAAGGCCCGCAGCAACGGCGACCTGTGGGTGCAGATCGGTGCGAACGACTCCCTCGTCGCCTTCCACGCCCTGCGCGCGATCCAGCAGGACGCGGGCGACGCGGCCCGGGTGCGCTGGCAGATGAACGGCTTCAACCGCTCGCCCGGCGCCACCACCCGTCCGATGACGACCCGCAACCTGATGGGGCAGATCGACGGCACGCGCAACCCCAAGCCGTCGGAGCCCGACTTCGACCGGCGGATCTTCGTGCCCGACGCGGGCGACCCGTCCTGGATGGCGGGCGGCTCGTACGCCGTCGTACGCCGGATCCGGATGCTCCTCGACGACTGGGAGAAGCTCTCGGTCAAGGATCAGGAGGACGTGATCGGACGCCGGAAGTCCGACGGCGCGGCACTGTCCGGCGGCACCGAGGCGACCGCGATGGACCTGGAGAAGACCGGCGGCGACGGCAGACTCGTGGTGCCCGTCAACGCGCACGCCCGGATCACCCGGCCCGACGAGAACGGCGGCGCGGCGATGCTCCGCCGGCCCTTCTCCTTCCACGACGGCATCGACGCGGACGGGGTGCCGGACGCGGGCCTGCTCTTCGTGTGCTGGCAGGCCGACCCGTTGCGCGGCTTCGTCCCGGTGCAGCGCAAGCTCGACCGCGGGGACGCGCTGTCCGCCTTCATCCGGCATGAGTCGAGCGGACTGTTCGCGGTGCCCGGCGGGGCGACGGAGGGGGA